A stretch of DNA from Apis cerana isolate GH-2021 linkage group LG8, AcerK_1.0, whole genome shotgun sequence:
ttctcattataattttcatttaacaatATGTTTGTTGCAATCCaatcaatcaataatttttttctcttagaaACATTCATCATATGATATTACTATAGAATGCGATTATATTAGctgtatttctatatttaaacttaaaaaataatctagaaCTCTATATTCAAACTTTTCCGAAAAATGTCAAGAAATTATAGCCAcattttccatattatttcattcatgtaATCTACTgtagatataataaagaattttcaaaatatttaacattacagaataaaaaaattatcgtaagtaatttttacaattaaaaaatatttttgattataaataccattaataaaatatattacatgatataatatatgatcatgtatatcatatattgaatcatatttaatcattttaattattgatataatttccaattattaatttaaacttcgCTTTTGATATATGAcagaatattttctatgaaatatatattcttaataatgaaatatcaatgTATCTTCTGACATGTTTTGAATTCTGGTATAATGTAATactttaatcgatatttgaaaattttttatttaaatattaaaaatacgaaataaataaaaaaattgtatttctttatttaaacaaatattttttagaatttcttcattttttttaaatatttaaaatattatatattcattatatttatatgctatTTATATCcatgtttattcaaatttgaatcttttcccattaaaataaaatattgaataaattttatatatctaataacttgaaataatcataataactttaaactaattaaaattacccACCATTTATTTCTATCACACCTACTAactactatttataattttgaaatcatgtTTCTATTCttgtactattatattttccagTGTATCAGCTATCTATTAATACCTAGGTTAATCctgtaaatcttttaaaagctaaataaatatttatatgtaattaaaaaaataaatatatatttaaactaatttaCACAAGTATCTAATATTAACAGGTTTTCTGTCGCAAAACAACTTCGAGAAAAAATCTTAAGTTCATTAACATTAACAGATAAGATGTTTCattaactaattaaattaactggCTAACGGTCCTATGAACGATCTGTGGGGCAActaaatttatctttgatgtatattttcatgttCTCTCTAGTTGGCACACACTAGTCACATAGTTCACTGACTCGCATATATCATGTTTCTCAATCATTACTTCGTATTGTTGAGTACAATGATTCATTTGActccaaaaaattttttgtcttaTGAACTACTTTTATTCTCAATAGCTCGGTTGATAGAATTgtgtaaatattcttttttttttttatctttgttttcttgttttcaaccggttttttaatgataattcaaagatatgccgataaaatgagaaatggaaaaattggacaaattaatatatgtaaaagatattattgatgtataatttaattatacattatacattagtttatatatataagctgTATACCGTTATATACGTCGCTGATTGGTCGCGATAATCAGCTATACTAGCTATATaagttgtattatttttcatcaagaaATCAAAAAGTGAAGTCAGTTTAGTGTGATCCACCGTAGTTTGCagattttttccaatatgAGGTGAAAAAAAGTAGAGAAggattaaattctcttttctccaatcattattatttatactttaattgaaaactttataatatattttaaaatatgtttacttatttaaaatattctcaatcGTTTAATTCCACTTAGAATGTttcttttgatgaaattttcattttaacaagaataaccatattaatataattatcattaatcattaatttttatagttattcttaaaaaaatttgattttgttgaATGTGAATTTGTTTGTTGATTGAAAATGTGAAATAGAACATCACCATGGGACTCTCTAAACAATGGGGCTATCGTCTTCGAGTCTCTGACGGATGATACCTTCGAAGGTGCTCTTAATGTcataagaaaaagtttttttatctaCGAGAATGTATGCAAAGCTGTAGACTTACTCTCAGAACCCAGTGCGAGCAAAGAACTTGAGGAACTCTGTCTGGATGCAGCCAAGGATGGGGTTAGTGTTGTTGCTGTTGATACAAATAGTAGGAAAGTTGTTGGAGTGGCTTTCAACAAAATACAGGTGAAGGAAAAACATTCGGTATACGCAtttcattgtttaaaataataaaaaaagacctACTTTCGTTTTCCAGCTTCTCAAAAATTCATCAGAGAAAAGTAGCTTTGAAATATTGAGGGATAATTGCAAGTGCAAATCCTCGAAAGCCTTGATAGATTTCATGATAAATATAGACGCCAGGATAGATTTGTTCAAGCGCTACAACACCGATTGTATCTTTGAAATCATGTTTTTGGCCACTTTGCCTTCTTATCAAAAGTGTAGAATAGGAGAGCTGCTGGTAACTTCATCTATAAAGATAGCAGATGAGTTAAAAAAGGGAAATCCTGTGAAAACACCAATCACGATAAatgatgttaatattatagaaaaccaaaaaaaaatacccaACGTGATATCAGCAATCATGACGTCCAATTATTCGCAGAAGATAGCGACGAAGTGtggattcgaaaatttattttcactcaGCTATGACGAATTCCATTTCAATAACAAAGTTTTTAGCGAAAAAATAGGAGATGAACATCGAAACTGCATCTTGGTTGCTAAAAAATTGTCTTAGATAAAACCTAATTGTTAAGGTTGAGatttaatatcgtaaaaaaaatatatatttttttatattaaattatataatgaagcgaataaaaagaaaatcattccGCATTTTTCTAaccgtatttataaaatgtaatcttGTGTTATCAAGTTATATTGAATGAACTAATATGTAAACGCACGATAAGAAATAAGGCTgtctattgataattatagtCAGAGAAAAACCagcaaatatatacaatattgttgacaaataaaaacaatagcATTATTGAAGTGttattattcgagaaaattctgtataaagttaatgaatcttttttttctttgtcaaatatattcaaatattcaatgcaattattaatattttcttgacaATATTCAAGGAAATTTAAAGTGACAGATAACTGCGTTTTATTCATAACTTAACAACGTGCAGAGATAACAGAAACATTTTCTCAATATGCATGAATTATTGGATGTTGAAAAATGAAGGCTGCTTATCAAGACAGTAGAGCTGTACCAACAAAAGCTTTAATAGAGCGTAGGTCGCTCGAAACTAGCTTCACTCCGCCGCAATATCCGCAGACGGGAAGatcgttttttctctctcttaaaTATTGTTGTATCTTTGTGCAAACAAGTTGCTCCTTATTTCGTCAATCTGTTAAAATAAAAGGTAACATTTTCGTTTCttagaatggaataaaataacaatggaAAAGCTGAAACAACAATAGTTTATTATGTGAGTgatcttcaaatatttcaataattttccagTTATTTTCACCATGTCTCTCGACTGTGACGATGAACTGGAATACAAATTACTCACCAGAGATAAGGTAGAGGATGCTTTGGCTATACAGGCGGAGACTATGAAACAGGAAAACCTGGCTATAGGTTTGGGAATGTTCGAAGAGGATGGAGCTCCAGAAGAAATGAATTTGCTGTTCAGGGAAGTTATCAAAGATGGCATGACGTTGATTGCTGTTGACAAGAGGACAGATGAAGTGGCAGCAGTGGCGTTCAACAAGCTTCACGTAAGCTTTCATTCCATTCCATTTTCATCTAATTAACTTTCCCTGAAAGTTTCCTTCTCACGAAACTCTTGTATCTTTAAAGGTAAAACCGAGGAAGGGTGAGAAGGACGAGCTGGATATATTCATAGAGGAGAATCTGAAGCATCAGACGTGTAGAAAATTGATCAAGTTTCTCGATGACGTGAGTATTCGTTATTGGCTAAATTGCTTCGTTTAGATCAAGTGTCACCTCCAATTTATTCAGTAATTGTTATTCAGCGTTGCCTGTATCACAGACTTTAATTAGAGACTCGAAGAGACCTCTGTGCGATTCTAAACTCGATTAAAAACTGTATTAcacgaattttcaaagaaaccaGTGATCGAGATTGCTCTCGTTTGGCCAGATTGACAATGTGGATATTTTTGAGAGGTACAATACGAACGGAGCGATGGAGGTGTTCTATCTTGGCACCAGTCCAAAGTATCAAGGTCGTGGGATCGGCCGTCAAATGATGCAGAAGTGTATCGAGTTCGGTCGAGGGCTACTCAATGGTACAAGGAGAAGAACTTCGATCGACGGGATTATTCTGGAGCAGAGCGTTATTCCAAAGATAATTTTCGGTGTGTTCGCCTCGAATTACAGCCAACGAATCGCAGATAAATTGGGATTCGACGTTTTGCACGAAGTCCGTTACGACGACTATGTGTCCAATGGTAGAAAAATGTCCGAGAGGATAGGAAGTGTTCATAAAACGGCCAGATTACAGATTCTAAAACTgtaaagagatattaaaatgagTGGATAAATTGCAGTAGtgcatttttatgttttataaaagtcGTACgagaatattgtaatattgaatgaaaacgaggaataaataataatatttatttctgaaacgtgtcttatgaaaataaaaaaagaaattttttttcgatatcaaaaaatatcaccATTGTATATCATTCTTTAAGAATGgacaaaaatagaaagaagggatccaattatttattttgtaccaTCGTGCCAAGAATTTCGTCACCacctaaaaatttaagatcttttgataaaattattatataaaatgatgttaataaaaataatgtatatatttataaatatattaaatatattttgatgaaatgattggtaatttttagaaagatatctttctgagaaaagaaaaagaaaaaaaaaaaaaagagagtggTGGCTAGAAATATAAGGGCTCTCgagatgaatttaaaaaaactcgtCAGTGAAGAGATTGTACGTTATCTCACGAGTGGTGGTTGGTGCATAATTAACTTCGTTAGTTGGCCTTTGCTTTCAGTAACTTAATTGATCTTGTTATATCAACGAAGTGACGAAAAGATAAATGTTATTcggcgatttttttttttatataagtatatatgtatgtattaacACATTTACAATCCGGtacataattgttaaatatatatagtgaaTATATTGAGCGTAATTtacgaaattcaaatattgacAACGGATAcgttactttctttttttatttttatcaattttttaaatttttttcttataaaattgcCTCTCTTAAGAATGTCTTACAACGTgacgagaaaaaaatgtatattgcgataatatagtaataatattagtaacgATAATATGCACTTAAATTTTACCAAAATATTTCACTCAAAACGATTTAAATCCTCCTCCAagtttcgtttcaaaattaatgaaatgcaattcattaatgaattcctttaacaaaattttatttttaccgtcattatttaaaaagtttttaatttcgtattccGTCGTCGAAATTTtggatttcttttatttaaaaatttcgatctttTGGCTGCCAAAAAATTccaaggaaaatgaaaaattttacacgataaataaattccagatgaataaaatcattttaaaataaattttctctatgaaacaaagttggaaaattttaataaaatttaaaaaaaaaaaaaaaaaaattcaatgaaaaatgtagGAGACTAATTTGGCAAACCTGAAATCGAAAATTCTACTGTATACCGAGCTACGAtcggaaatattataattaacgttATATTTACGGGGAAGACACCcagtacaaatatatatgtatatatatgtcgtGTATACATGTCGGCACTGCTGATCGCTGGTAATatagtccttttttttttcccccaagTTTCGTAAAGCGTCTATCTGAAAGAGATGCGAAATACGTGTTTCTCGTTTCGCATTGTGTAGCATGTTGCGCACTAATTTACCATTGTAATCAGTATTGGAACGCACTacgattcttttataaaaatatttaataccaCAACCAACCAGATAAATGCAACGATACCTCCATTTTCGTACTTTAAACAGATGGATTTGGCGCGTGcaaaggaaattttaatttcatctcttttttttcttttctttttttcattatctagtcagttttgtttctttttttttcttttctttttttttttttttgattagaaAATGTCAACCCTTCAAGGTCGTAAgcatttagtaaaaaaataaatcactatCCCAAAAAGCCAGTGACTTTGAAGACAATTgtagaaagaatatatttctcgTTCTTTTCAACATTTGGCAATAACAACAAGCGCAATTGAATAACGTCTTATCGGATAAATATACAGGGAAGGCCCGAAAGGGTTGACCAgctataatgattttataattaaaacaacgaTTCATATTGGACGCTGAGCACAATGAAAATGATTcgtcgaaaataaattattcgaaatcaatgatttaatatttttttccctccctctcttcattttctttctttttttttctttttccttttttttgtagatttctttttaatcttttctaagCGTAACATTTCTGGttcataatgttttttttttttttcaatttttatttccctaTGAATCAGGATTGAACTTATTTTCTTtgcgtcttttttttttaagtttagaaTCATTTTCTTTGTCATAACTTTGCCTATAATTCAGTTTTCCTacaaattgaaacaatttttctctttgtcGTTATCGTAATTGTATAACATGACTTactcttaatatatatatatatatatgtatacgtatatatacgatCAAATACTGCGACTATCGTGTAATAATATAGTAGTACATTTGTTattgtttctttcattttcgacGATTATTATTGTAGCAACAAGAGTAGGATTGAAGGAAAAATGGACCGTGATAgcattctaaattttcttataataaataataaataaatatactaattaaaaattaaaaatttaaaaagtttaataaaaatttaacataatgtGTTCATGATGTGGcacattacattaatatacaaCTTAGAATGGAATTctccatttttaaattatttctcaagtataccaaatcaaaaatatttaatcaaaggAAAGAGTctgagattaaaataaaatgttccaATATAAATAACAGGAAAGAATATTCAAAGTCCATCCTTTCTATAATCCTGATACAATTACACTTGGAATGTTTATTATCAGTGTAAAAAAGTTGTGGACGTATATAGCTTCTGCAATAGAATATGATTGACATATTTCCAACAACGAATATTCCTTTACCTCTTACGTTTCTACCATCTTAACATTGGCCAACAATAAACTACACTTAATTCACAACGTCTATGTTTCTGTGTTTCGCTATTCTCAGTAcgaatctaatatttattaactatcGCTTACACGATATCATTTTATAGTCACTAGAGAGTAGAACTCGACTTCTTTTCTCAGCCACTTTCGaaggttttttcttttttctttttttttgattttgcgCGGAAAATTTTTGATCTGCGTTTGGGATTTTATGTGATAGTccggggagaaggaggagtgGGAATGACTGTAACAGAGAAACGATTCAcctgaatgaatataaaatgaaatgctCGTAAACTACCAAGGAAAACgaggtttttaaaaatagataatttgacAAAGCCATCATAAGACTTTGTTAATTAAGTACATGCACATAATGATTAAAAgtgtttctaaaatatttgattaaattacaaaatatatttgtgcacattgtaaaatatcttttcatattatgtaatttcataaaaattaaatgtaaatttaactcTATATCTTAAACgctatttaatttcgaaaacgaattttattcgtttagaGAGATTCACATGAATCTAATGTTTTAGAAACActcaattttcatatatcattatacatcattgaaatattcagTAGAATATTGAGCgcaatgagaaaatatttgctaTTAAATACAGTAATAAacaccaataataataaataattgaaattgtcaCAAATGTCACATAAAAAAGGATCACACATTTATACTGGAAAGACAATCAGACATTCTATCGAATAAAAACTTGTTTCGAACAAGTTTCAAGTTTGTTCGtgcattatatttgttttacatatatttccaCACGTACACGCATTTTCTTGtacttaattttgtaatactgaaaaatttgcttcttttttttcttcaagtaCGTCTTAAAGAAACTAACGTACTTATCTCAATATTATTTGCGTGTACACAAAGCGGAAATGACAGATCACAGAATCGCGGGAAACCAGAAATTGCTTTATTGCCAGATAGTAAAGTCTccgtatttcaaatttcactaattttataaaatcgaatctcgcaaatattttctaaaaatgtacaaatatgatgattcaatgattttttttcttataaattttataaacaaaatgtatctaatgatttttttaaaaaatattctaaaattaaaatttgtatatttttaattagaaatttgcaGATACGGAGATTGaactgttctttttttttttttttttttttttatatttctctgcAAGAGACattagattttcaattttacttgctaaacatttatttaacatagCAACCAATAACGAAGACACCTTGCCTCTAAGCGCgtttgtttcattattatgCAACTTTCAATCCAGTGTACATTATGATACttgactatataaaatattttctatatctttgTTCTTTTTCGTCTTCATCACACtcatttacatttatacatacatttattCTCAATATACGTAATTCAAACATTCTCTATttccgaaaatatttttgttatcaaaataaaatataaattggcaATAACGTTGTGTGACTAGACGGATGTTCGCGGTGACAAATTACATAGGAAACATTGATCgcttctctccttcctcctcctttctctcaTTCTTTCTCACTCtttttttgtgtattttatGTGCACcagataatcaatattatcgtTTCTCTCGACTCAACGCCACCATAACTTTTATCACAACTGTGCACAAGAAAGCTTTCTTCCAGTATCGAGAAAGAATACTCTGTCGACTAAGGATAGTAAAAACCAACATGATCCGTGTCTATGTTAtccatatatctatattaaatattgaattattaaaacatacaaGGCAAATCTGTAccaaaattggaaattatttggaTTACTATCCCCAATCAATCCTAATATCGTTACTGCACAATTCTCTCTTACACAGAGTATTCACTTTCTTCTTgttactatatttaatttttataaaatattaatgtcaaattttttttttactatgcaaaaatttaaacaaaaatttgtagAATGATTACTATGTACTTTTTATGTTCCAGAGTTAAGACTCTGGATGGAGATAGATTTCGAAGATCTTTCAAAAGAAGACTTTTAAAATGATCTTCTAAGAGATGTTCATCTTTGACAAGATTCACATTGTACATTAGGTGGTTGCATGGTTAGATAATAGGACTGAGTATCCCGGAAGTGTGACCTAACGAGGAGACCCAAGCCTAGAAGTACTACAGGAAGACCTAGCAATGCACAGATCAATTCTCCCGTCACTCCAGGAGACCATGTGATGAAAcctgttgaaatttttcatttgagaATTCAAATCCCTTGCGAAGGAAGcaccaaattttattatttttattagagaataaaaatcaattacacattgatgataaaaaataacaataat
This window harbors:
- the LOC107996495 gene encoding uncharacterized protein LOC107996495, whose translation is MRTSPWDSLNNGAIVFESLTDDTFEGALNVIRKSFFIYENVCKAVDLLSEPSASKELEELCLDAAKDGVSVVAVDTNSRKVVGVAFNKIQLLKNSSEKSSFEILRDNCKCKSSKALIDFMINIDARIDLFKRYNTDCIFEIMFLATLPSYQKCRIGELLVTSSIKIADELKKGNPVKTPITINDVNIIENQKKIPNVISAIMTSNYSQKIATKCGFENLFSLSYDEFHFNNKVFSEKIGDEHRNCILVAKKLS
- the LOC107996494 gene encoding uncharacterized protein LOC107996494 — translated: MKAAYQDSRAVPTKALIERRSLETSFTPPQYPQTGRSFFLSLKYCCIFVQTSCSLFRQSVKIKVIFTMSLDCDDELEYKLLTRDKVEDALAIQAETMKQENLAIGLGMFEEDGAPEEMNLLFREVIKDGMTLIAVDKRTDEVAAVAFNKLHVKPRKGEKDELDIFIEENLKHQTCRKLIKFLDDIDNVDIFERYNTNGAMEVFYLGTSPKYQGRGIGRQMMQKCIEFGRGLLNGTRRRTSIDGIILEQSVIPKIIFGVFASNYSQRIADKLGFDVLHEVRYDDYVSNGRKMSERIGSVHKTARLQILKL